The Thermoclostridium stercorarium subsp. stercorarium DSM 8532 genome contains a region encoding:
- the spoIIID gene encoding sporulation transcriptional regulator SpoIIID: MKQYIVERALELGAFIIENKTTVRAAAQTFGISKSTVHKDVTERLRKLNPAMAKQVRKILEENKAERHIRGGEATRIKYKKKEKKAG; the protein is encoded by the coding sequence TTGAAGCAGTATATTGTGGAAAGGGCCCTCGAATTGGGAGCTTTTATCATTGAAAACAAAACAACAGTAAGGGCCGCAGCCCAAACATTTGGAATCAGCAAAAGCACAGTACACAAAGATGTTACCGAAAGGCTTAGAAAATTAAATCCGGCAATGGCAAAACAGGTCAGGAAGATTTTAGAGGAGAATAAGGCTGAAAGGCACATACGAGGTGGAGAAGCCACACGGATAAAATACAAAAAGAAAGAAAAAAAGGCCGGGTAA
- a CDS encoding rod shape-determining protein, whose product MGLGLDIGIDLGTATVLVYVKGKGIVLREPSVVAIDKNTNRLLAVGEEARRMLGRTPGNIVAIRPLRDGVISDYQVTERMLKYFLNKVCSRSLLKLFKPRVMICVPSGVTEVEKRAVEDAAIQAGARRTYLIEEPIAAAIGAGIDITKACGSMVVDIGGGTTDIAVISLGGAVVSTTIKVAGDKFDEAIIRYMRKKHNIMIGERTAEEIKIKIGTVYPREEEVYMDVRGRNLVSGLPKTIQVSSSEIMEALEEPVSAIVDAVHSVLERTPPELSADISDRGIVMTGGGSLVYGFDKLLQKRTGIDVFIAEDAVSCVALGTGKVLDNLEILEESGMEKVNYRR is encoded by the coding sequence ATGGGCCTGGGACTTGATATAGGTATTGATTTGGGAACTGCGACCGTTCTGGTCTATGTAAAGGGAAAAGGTATTGTTCTCCGGGAACCTTCCGTTGTTGCAATTGACAAAAACACAAACAGATTGCTGGCCGTTGGAGAAGAAGCAAGGAGAATGCTGGGCAGGACTCCGGGGAATATTGTGGCAATCAGACCGTTGCGCGACGGCGTTATTTCGGATTACCAGGTAACAGAGCGTATGCTTAAATATTTTCTCAATAAGGTATGCAGTAGAAGTTTGTTGAAACTTTTTAAGCCGAGGGTAATGATATGTGTTCCAAGCGGAGTCACCGAAGTTGAGAAACGTGCCGTTGAAGATGCAGCCATCCAGGCAGGTGCCCGCAGAACATACCTCATCGAAGAGCCTATCGCGGCGGCCATCGGTGCAGGTATAGACATTACCAAGGCCTGCGGGAGCATGGTGGTGGACATCGGCGGCGGTACCACAGATATTGCCGTCATCTCGCTGGGAGGCGCGGTTGTAAGCACTACCATAAAGGTGGCCGGGGATAAGTTTGACGAAGCTATAATCAGGTATATGCGCAAAAAACACAACATCATGATAGGTGAACGTACCGCCGAGGAAATAAAGATTAAAATAGGAACGGTTTATCCAAGGGAAGAAGAAGTATATATGGACGTAAGGGGAAGGAACCTCGTGTCGGGGCTTCCGAAAACCATACAGGTATCGTCATCAGAGATAATGGAAGCGCTGGAAGAACCGGTTTCAGCTATAGTTGACGCCGTGCATTCGGTGCTGGAGAGAACACCTCCTGAACTCTCCGCGGACATCAGCGACAGGGGAATTGTAATGACCGGTGGAGGCTCCCTGGTGTACGGATTTGACAAGCTGCTTCAGAAGAGGACCGGAATAGACGTGTTTATAGCAGAAGACGCTGTTTCGTGCGTGGCCCTCGGAACCGGAAAAGTTCTTGATAATCTGGAAATTCTTGAAGAATCAGGCATGGAAAAAGTAAATTACAGGAGGTAA
- the flgF gene encoding flagellar basal-body rod protein FlgF, whose protein sequence is MVRGLYTSGWSMLALNKKMDVLANNLANVSTTGYKKDTVVLEGFPKLLAERLHDNTGGTARGVPVGELSFSNDVGEVYTYFTQGTLLKTDNSLDMSIKDEGRAFFTVLVPGRGQFYTRDGSFKLNADGQLVTGQGYYVLGENGIIQLNGSDFTVTEDGTIIQNGAVVDRLLITQFQNPDSLRKNGENLFTASDNSVVENFTGTVMQNYLEQSNAEAIREMVDMIALLRSYEANQRVINVIDGTLDKAVNEVGRV, encoded by the coding sequence ATGGTTAGAGGGTTGTATACTTCCGGCTGGAGCATGTTGGCACTGAATAAGAAAATGGACGTATTGGCGAACAACCTGGCCAATGTTTCGACAACGGGTTATAAAAAAGACACCGTTGTCCTTGAAGGTTTTCCAAAACTTTTGGCAGAAAGGCTTCATGACAATACCGGCGGCACTGCAAGGGGAGTGCCGGTTGGCGAGCTGTCATTCAGTAACGACGTGGGTGAGGTTTACACTTACTTTACCCAGGGAACTCTTTTAAAGACCGATAACAGCCTTGATATGAGTATTAAAGATGAAGGCAGGGCATTCTTTACAGTCCTTGTACCTGGAAGAGGACAGTTTTATACAAGGGACGGAAGTTTTAAACTGAATGCCGACGGCCAGCTTGTTACCGGACAGGGTTATTACGTGCTTGGTGAAAATGGCATTATACAGTTGAACGGAAGCGATTTCACCGTCACAGAAGACGGGACGATAATACAGAACGGCGCAGTGGTGGACAGGTTATTGATTACCCAGTTCCAGAATCCTGACAGCCTTAGAAAAAACGGTGAAAATCTTTTCACCGCGTCTGATAATTCTGTCGTGGAAAATTTCACCGGAACGGTTATGCAAAATTATCTTGAACAGTCAAACGCCGAAGCAATAAGAGAAATGGTTGATATGATAGCTCTTTTGCGGAGTTATGAGGCAAACCAGCGGGTGATAAACGTAATTGACGGAACGCTGGACAAGGCGGTAAATGAGGTAGGCAGAGTATAA
- the flgG gene encoding flagellar basal-body rod protein FlgG, producing MIRALYTASSGMKAMQFNVDTISNNLANVNTYAYKKERAEFEDLLYVTMERAYILENQGRPVNLQVGHGTVIRSVARDFTAGSLIQTENNLDFAIIGDGFFSVLHPSQNIYYTRDGSFKLSVTDEGTMLTTARGYPVLDEIGEPIYFDYPIDQIIINERGEISYKDEDGLIVPTGQRIGIFKFNNPQGLEAVGGNLYAENTASGFAVPDDEMGEPSTIRQGYLEASNVQVVEEMVNLITAQRAYELNSKAITTADEMMSIANNLKR from the coding sequence ATGATCAGGGCACTTTATACGGCAAGTTCGGGCATGAAGGCGATGCAGTTCAATGTGGATACAATCTCGAACAATCTTGCGAATGTGAATACATATGCCTATAAAAAGGAAAGGGCGGAATTTGAAGACCTCCTGTATGTCACGATGGAAAGGGCGTATATACTGGAAAATCAGGGGCGTCCTGTTAACCTGCAGGTAGGTCACGGTACGGTTATAAGATCGGTTGCAAGAGACTTTACGGCGGGAAGTCTGATTCAGACTGAAAACAATCTGGATTTTGCCATTATCGGAGACGGATTTTTCAGTGTTCTCCATCCCAGCCAGAATATATACTACACCCGGGACGGAAGCTTTAAACTGTCGGTAACGGATGAAGGTACGATGCTTACAACCGCCAGAGGTTATCCGGTGCTTGACGAGATCGGTGAACCGATATATTTCGATTATCCCATTGACCAGATTATAATTAATGAGCGCGGTGAAATCAGCTACAAGGATGAAGACGGTTTGATTGTGCCTACAGGACAGAGGATAGGAATTTTCAAATTCAACAATCCTCAGGGGCTTGAAGCCGTCGGAGGGAACCTGTATGCCGAGAATACCGCGTCGGGATTTGCGGTACCTGACGACGAAATGGGCGAGCCGAGTACGATAAGACAGGGGTATTTGGAGGCTTCCAATGTTCAGGTAGTGGAGGAAATGGTAAATTTAATCACCGCCCAGAGGGCGTACGAACTGAATTCAAAGGCCATTACTACAGCGGATGAAATGATGAGCATAGCCAACAACCTGAAAAGATAG
- a CDS encoding rod-binding protein, protein MKIDGIGALNVENTITYKQVSDEKSFEEVLKKAYTDGDKEKLREACREFEGILMGILFKQMKKTIPESSFVQKSYAREIFEEMLDEELINNASGRLGIADMLYKQLSANLDRIYKVSDNEQK, encoded by the coding sequence ATGAAAATAGACGGTATTGGCGCGTTAAACGTAGAAAATACCATAACCTATAAACAGGTAAGTGATGAAAAATCTTTTGAAGAAGTGCTGAAAAAGGCATATACCGATGGTGACAAGGAGAAACTGAGGGAAGCATGCAGGGAGTTCGAAGGTATTTTAATGGGGATTTTGTTTAAACAGATGAAAAAGACAATACCCGAAAGTTCCTTTGTGCAAAAAAGTTATGCCCGGGAAATATTTGAGGAAATGCTGGACGAGGAACTTATAAACAATGCCAGCGGAAGGCTTGGCATTGCGGATATGCTGTATAAACAATTAAGCGCCAATCTTGACAGAATATATAAAGTAAGCGATAATGAACAGAAATGA
- a CDS encoding phosphodiester glycosidase family protein — protein MRNFLKLVLFLAIFLVIITGPSDERQNLHYDGSYLYEEITPTPTRVPEKEPVIYTRKEIKYKGLRQVLHILELDLSNPSLKVFPVLSRNGIFGFEFLSDIDERYEATATVNAGFNFAYGQPSGLVVQDGRLLSSSRGYGRILLINNRKARFVSPPFKVWIDTGDEKIPVDSVNPYPYEKGIVVYTPEYGPTNRVDTEYTVCVVRNNTVQSTGIVSGEMEIPDDGFLVVDLRTENSALLNLFRGQKAELSLQEQAEQGYQCSGALVEDGKNVAKDMDEWAGNLNVPTPRTAVGIKDENTLVFLVVDGRQPGYSEGVTGKQLADILISLGVKEAALLDGGASSEMIYKGEVVNRPSTGKERLLASAFVIKYNPN, from the coding sequence ATGAGAAATTTTTTAAAGCTTGTACTATTCCTTGCAATATTTCTGGTGATTATTACAGGCCCGTCAGATGAAAGACAAAATCTTCATTATGATGGGTCTTATTTGTATGAAGAAATTACACCCACACCCACGCGGGTTCCTGAAAAGGAACCCGTTATTTATACAAGAAAGGAAATTAAATATAAAGGTCTGCGCCAGGTTCTGCACATTCTGGAGCTGGATCTTTCAAATCCCAGTCTCAAGGTTTTTCCTGTACTGTCAAGAAACGGGATATTCGGTTTTGAATTCTTAAGCGATATAGATGAAAGGTATGAGGCAACAGCCACCGTAAATGCAGGCTTCAATTTTGCCTACGGCCAGCCTTCGGGGCTGGTTGTTCAGGACGGAAGGCTTTTAAGCTCAAGCCGGGGTTATGGAAGGATACTTCTTATAAATAACCGTAAAGCCCGGTTTGTTTCGCCGCCGTTTAAGGTCTGGATTGACACCGGCGACGAAAAAATTCCCGTTGACAGTGTAAATCCTTATCCTTATGAAAAGGGAATAGTAGTATATACTCCCGAGTATGGCCCTACGAACCGCGTTGATACGGAATACACCGTATGTGTCGTAAGAAACAATACCGTTCAGTCCACCGGCATTGTTTCCGGCGAGATGGAAATTCCTGATGACGGTTTCCTGGTGGTTGACCTGAGAACAGAAAACTCCGCGCTTCTGAATTTATTCCGCGGTCAGAAAGCTGAGCTTTCACTTCAGGAACAGGCGGAACAGGGATATCAGTGTTCAGGGGCCCTTGTGGAGGACGGAAAAAACGTTGCAAAGGACATGGACGAATGGGCGGGTAATCTGAATGTACCAACCCCGCGAACGGCTGTTGGAATAAAAGACGAAAATACGCTTGTATTTCTCGTCGTGGACGGACGACAGCCGGGATACAGCGAAGGTGTTACCGGAAAACAGCTTGCAGACATCTTAATATCCCTTGGCGTTAAGGAAGCGGCTCTTCTGGACGGCGGTGCTTCAAGCGAAATGATATACAAGGGGGAAGTTGTCAACAGACCTTCGACGGGGAAAGAAAGACTTCTTGCATCTGCATTTGTTATAAAATATAATCCTAATTAA
- a CDS encoding transglutaminase domain-containing protein encodes MSVLRSGIKIALSVLFSLVFFLIFNINIAGTAEVLTRDRLDCLYPAHLRYDLFYDGRLTDENIVYLKSIPHSEALRSLNVLRGDSKGNLMLDRFAERIEGATMLVRLLGVEAYAVSGKPSHPFTDVPEWAAPYIGYLYQNGFAKGIGNNQFGSRQYMDEKSYLAFLLRVLGYSEEDGDFSWDTVGKTAIKVGLLESGEETYIDRFIKRERMSQLTWRAMFLNHKFYGKPLLVCLYEQGKVRRDNLSMLFAKNKNRLIDLWYANLSKLEEAFLRHDEKIELSLSHTQVENDYLKYLEYTLERVQLSTGVYTRGFFTKLWQQGNNYSLVVYPRYQNTASRDEKLRLMIDRIVSEIMSPYMTDYEKVKAAHDYVINMIEYDSRYRNNSALDALESGYGVCSAYSELMALILNSAGVPCRIVRGYADVSHAWNMVSIDGKLYHVDATWDDLGTYGGEQLIRYDYLNLPDAEMEKEHRWEKNDYPACTSTEHNYFVKNNLLAKNSEDVIAIIAQAVENRQNSVTLKYAGNDADKLMIHKIINDVNSRLALELGYRISHYVYTRNDTYLTYCIFSIDYEPVGYVD; translated from the coding sequence GTGTCTGTTTTGCGAAGTGGCATTAAAATTGCACTTTCGGTTTTGTTTTCATTAGTATTTTTCTTAATCTTCAACATCAACATAGCAGGAACTGCCGAAGTTCTGACTCGTGACCGGCTTGACTGCCTGTATCCTGCACACTTGCGCTATGATCTTTTTTATGACGGCAGGCTTACGGATGAAAATATCGTTTACCTTAAAAGCATCCCGCACTCCGAGGCGTTACGCTCTTTAAACGTACTCAGGGGTGACAGTAAGGGGAATTTGATGCTTGACAGGTTTGCGGAACGGATTGAAGGAGCCACAATGCTTGTCAGACTCCTCGGCGTGGAAGCATATGCCGTGTCCGGAAAACCGTCCCACCCATTTACCGATGTGCCTGAATGGGCGGCTCCGTATATCGGATATTTGTATCAGAATGGTTTTGCAAAGGGAATAGGGAATAACCAGTTTGGTTCCCGTCAATATATGGATGAAAAATCGTATTTGGCTTTCTTGCTCCGGGTTTTGGGTTACAGTGAGGAAGACGGTGATTTCTCGTGGGATACCGTTGGCAAAACAGCTATTAAGGTGGGTCTCCTGGAATCGGGTGAAGAGACATACATCGATAGATTTATTAAACGCGAACGCATGTCCCAGCTTACGTGGCGGGCTATGTTCCTGAACCACAAATTTTATGGCAAACCGCTACTGGTCTGTTTGTATGAACAGGGGAAAGTACGGCGTGATAATCTCAGCATGTTATTTGCAAAGAACAAAAACAGATTAATCGACTTGTGGTATGCAAACCTGTCGAAGCTGGAAGAAGCCTTTCTCCGCCATGACGAAAAAATAGAACTGTCGCTGAGTCATACACAGGTGGAGAACGACTATCTTAAATATCTTGAATATACCCTGGAGAGGGTTCAGCTAAGCACAGGCGTGTATACACGCGGATTTTTTACCAAACTCTGGCAGCAGGGGAATAATTATTCGCTGGTGGTTTACCCCCGGTATCAAAATACCGCCTCAAGGGATGAAAAACTTCGCCTTATGATTGACAGAATTGTTTCGGAGATTATGTCCCCATATATGACCGACTATGAAAAGGTTAAAGCCGCGCATGATTACGTTATCAACATGATTGAGTATGATTCAAGATACAGAAACAACAGTGCATTGGATGCATTGGAAAGCGGATATGGTGTCTGCAGCGCCTATTCGGAGCTTATGGCGCTTATTCTGAACAGCGCCGGAGTTCCGTGCCGTATTGTAAGAGGTTATGCGGATGTGAGCCATGCATGGAATATGGTGTCCATCGACGGGAAGTTGTATCATGTAGATGCAACATGGGACGATCTGGGAACATACGGCGGTGAACAGTTAATCAGATATGATTATTTAAACTTGCCGGACGCGGAAATGGAAAAAGAGCACAGGTGGGAAAAAAATGATTATCCTGCGTGTACTTCAACAGAGCACAATTATTTTGTCAAAAACAATCTGCTTGCTAAGAACTCCGAAGATGTAATAGCCATAATCGCCCAAGCTGTTGAAAACCGTCAGAACAGCGTGACATTAAAATACGCCGGCAATGATGCTGATAAACTTATGATCCACAAAATTATAAACGACGTAAATTCCCGGTTGGCTTTAGAGTTGGGTTACAGGATATCCCATTATGTTTATACAAGAAACGATACCTACCTTACGTATTGTATTTTTTCAATAGATTATGAACCGGTGGGTTATGTGGATTAA
- a CDS encoding lantibiotic immunity ABC transporter MutE/EpiE family permease subunit — MAGLILETRGLKKYYRKQPVVNNVSLRVPRNSIYGLLGPNGAGKSTILKMVTGLIRPDEGEIIVFGEPWSRRHLKRIGALIESPAFYGNLTVHLWIAKIAVMGVHTLISTLVLIVSTVLSGIIAGGGKIPWSQIFAAAFTVWVVSLAIIPLQLWMATWKGTLGSMVMGFTGMITGVLAASEPYWIYVPWSWPTRLMSPIIGVHPNGTLLEPDSPLLDASVIPVGIIVSLITLLIFTCLTAIWFDRREVG, encoded by the coding sequence ATGGCGGGTTTAATACTTGAAACCAGAGGGCTGAAAAAGTATTACAGAAAGCAGCCTGTGGTAAACAATGTTTCGCTCCGTGTGCCGAGAAATTCCATATATGGGCTTCTTGGACCTAATGGAGCCGGTAAGTCGACGATACTGAAAATGGTGACCGGGCTGATTCGGCCCGATGAGGGCGAAATAATTGTTTTTGGAGAGCCATGGAGTCGCAGGCATTTAAAACGTATTGGCGCACTTATAGAATCACCGGCATTTTACGGAAATCTGACGGTTCATTTATGGATCGCAAAAATTGCCGTTATGGGCGTTCATACGCTGATTTCCACATTGGTGCTGATTGTTTCAACCGTTTTATCAGGTATTATTGCCGGGGGTGGAAAGATTCCGTGGTCCCAGATTTTTGCCGCTGCCTTTACCGTATGGGTTGTATCGCTCGCCATTATACCGCTGCAGTTGTGGATGGCTACATGGAAAGGAACGCTCGGAAGCATGGTGATGGGATTTACTGGTATGATTACAGGTGTTCTTGCTGCATCAGAGCCGTATTGGATTTATGTGCCGTGGAGCTGGCCAACAAGACTGATGAGTCCCATAATAGGAGTCCATCCCAACGGAACCCTTCTGGAACCCGATAGCCCGTTGCTTGATGCTTCGGTTATACCAGTTGGAATAATAGTGTCACTTATAACATTGTTGATTTTTACGTGCCTGACGGCGATATGGTTTGACAGGAGAGAGGTGGGGTGA